A part of Apodemus sylvaticus chromosome 19, mApoSyl1.1, whole genome shotgun sequence genomic DNA contains:
- the LOC127669363 gene encoding olfactory receptor 2G3-like produces MTINKSSGGDFILVGFSDQPQLEKILFVVVLISYLLTLVGNTVIILVSCLDSALQTPMYYFLTNLSFVDICFSTSIVPQLLWNLHGPAKTITATGCAIQLYVSLALGSTECVLLAVMAFDRYAAVCRPLHYATVMHPRLCQSLAGVAWLSGVGNTLIQGTITLRLPRCGNHRIYHFICEVPAMIKLACVDIHANEVQLFMASLVLLLLPLTLILVSYGYIAQALMRLRAALTWGKALGTCGSHLLVVVLFYGTSTAVYIHPNSSYAQNQGKFITLLYTVVIPTLNPLIYTLRNKDVKGALKRLVSKDFSTGKKILSR; encoded by the coding sequence ATGACAATTAACAAGAGCTCGGGTGGTGATTTCATCCTGGTGGGCTTCTCTGATCAGCCACAACTTGAGAAGATTCTCTTCGTGGTGGTGCTGATCTCCTACCTCCTGACACTGGTAGGCAACACTGTGATCATCCTCGTTTCCTGTTTGGATTCTGCGCTCCAAACACCCATGTACTATTTCCTTACCAACCTCTCTTTCGTTGATATCTGCTTTTCAACCAGCATTGTTCCTCAGCTGCTGTGGAACCTTCATGGCCCAGCCAAGACAATTACTGCCACAGGCTGTGCTATTCAGCTTTATGTGTCTCTGGCTCTGGGGTCCACTGAATGTGTCCTCCTCGCAGTTATGGCATTTGATCGCTATGCTGCTGTTTGCCGACCACTTCACTATGCTACAGTTATGCACCCACGGCTCTGCCAGTCTCTTGCAGGTGTGGCATGGCTGAGTGGAGTGGGCAACACACTGATTCAGGGCACCATCACCCTCCGCCTGCCTCGCTGTGGGAACCACAGGATTTATCACTTCATCTGTGAAGTTCCTGCCATGATCAAGTTGGCCTGTGTAGACATTCATGCCAATGAAGTGCAGCTATTCATGGCTTCCTTGGTGTTACTCCTCCTTCCCCTGACACTCATCTTGGTGTCATATGGATACATTGCGCAAGCATTGATGAGGTTAAGGGCAGCTCTAACCTGGGGTAAAGCTCTTGGAACCTGTGGATCCCATCTGCTGGTAGTAGTACTATTTTATGGCACAAGCACTGCTGTCTATATTCATCCTAACAGTTCCTATGCACAGAATCAGGGGAAGTTTATCACCCTTTTGTATACTGTAGTTATTCCTACTCTAAACCCCCTCATTTACACTTTGAGAAACAAAGATGTAAAGGGAGCATTGAAGAGGCTGGTAAGCAAAGATTTCAGCactggaaagaaaattctttcaaGGTAG